Below is a genomic region from Streptomyces sp. RPA4-2.
CGGCGCGGGCAGGTGCGAGGCGGTCCAGTACTGCCGGGTGGAGCCGGTGGAGCGCTCGTAGATGTCGTTGAGGTGCACCTGGTCGTCAGGGAAGAAATAGCTACACCACATGGCGGCGCCCTCAGGTGAGCCACCGCGGCACTCACGCAGATCGAGGATGAGCGCACTGGTGTGGGCGACCAGTTCCATGGCCGCACCGATCGCGCGGGCGCCGTCGCCGGCGTCGGCGATCCGCCGGATGTCGAGATGGCCGATGTTGCCCTCGAGGTGCTCGAAGCGGTGGATGCCCTGGTTCGCAGCCCTCAGCATTGCGAGGAAGGCCGCTCGGCCTTCGTCCTCGTCCGCCGGATCCGTGGACTGCGGCTCGTCCTGCCAGAGCAGTCTCAGATGCTTGTCTGGGCAGACCTCCTGCAGGTGGGCGGTCACGGCCTCGCAGAGCGCGAGGCCGTTCAGCGTGTCGTACGCCCCAGCAGCGAGCTGACTCCGGATCGCACCCTCGATCTCCACGACTCGCTGGGGGAAGACGTATCCGGACGTGATCCGGTCCAGGGCCAGACCGATTATCTCTGCGTTGGTAGGCATGGCTGAGGAGCATAAGCTCCTTGCCGCGCCGGGCGCCCCGAATTACGCCAGCTCCCAGAGCTCACTGACGTTGTCTCAGCGGTGATCACTTCCAGATTCGGTTGAGTGCGAGGGAGGCGCGGGCGATGTCACCGATCCGGCTGGGGCTGACAGTGAGCCCTTTCCAACCTGATCAGTGAGCCTGCCCCGTACTGCTCGCATCGAGTGGCAGGCCGCCTTCAAAACCGCGGCTGAACAGGGCTGACCCGCCATCGGGCCAACGCAGCGGCTGCCAGGCAGCGGCTTGCATCGGCTTCCCAAGGGTGGTCGATCTCATCCGATGGGTGCGCCTATCCCTCAAGCCAGACCATGAAGCGCGTGCGCTCTTCGCCGCACCTGCCGCTGCCGGAGGTGTGGGAGCTGTTTGGGGTGAAGGTGGAGCCATACGGTTCGGAGGAAAGCGTGCAAGCTTCCCGTACGGGCTGCAGAGCGTAGTAGCCGAATGCGGCCAGTCCCACGACCAGCAGGGCAATTAGCAAGGGGCGTCGGGCTATCGGGGAGGGCATGCTGGGATTCTATGAGCGTCACATGCACGGGGAGCACTGATGTCTTGTCAACCTGACCGGTGAGGCGAGCAGTTGGGCTGACAGACCGGTGAGGCCCCTGGTAGATGGGTTTTCGACCAAGAAATCCGTCTCCACCAGAGGCTTCATGTGCTTGTCTACCCGTCCGGCGTGGACGTGTCCGGTTCTGCCCTGCGCTTCCTGTCCGCCAAGCTCCGTCAGCGCCGCAGGGATCTCGGTACCCGCTGGCGGCGCCTGAGCGTCGGCCGGCAGGCCCTGCTCACGCTCGCCCATCTCCGCAACGGCCACCCGTATGCCCAGCTCGCGGCCGGGTTCGGCATTGGGACCACGACCGCGTACCGGTACATCACCGAGGCCGTCGAGGTCTTGGCCGCTCTCGCGCCGACCCTTGCAGAGGCGGTCCGGACAGCATCGTCGAAGGCGTTCGTGCTGCTGGACGGGACCCTGCTGCCGATCGACCGGATCGCCGCGGACCGGCCCTACTACTCGGGGAAGCACAAGAGGCACGGGATGAACGTGCAGGTCCTCGCCGATCCCTTCGGCCGGCTGTTGTGGGCGTCACCAGCCTTGCCCGGCGCCGTCCACGACGTCCGCGCGGCTCGCGAACACGGCATCGTCGACGCCCTCGCCGGGGCCGGCATCACGTGCTGGGCCGACAAGGGCTACCGGGGTGCCGGCGGCACGGTCCGTACCCCGTGCTGGGGGCGGTGGGAGGCCCTTTCCACTGGTCAGCAGGCGGTGAACCGGTCTCACGCGAAGATCCGCGCCCTCGTCGAGCAGGCAGTGGCCACCCTCAAGTCTTGGCGGCTTCTTCGCAAGCTCCGGTGCTCGACCACCCGGATCACCTGCCTCGTCCAGGCCGTCCTCACCCTGCATTTGGCCAGCTCAGACCGATGATGGAAAAGCCTCAGTGACGTACTGCAGAGCGCGCCAGCGTTGCTTGAGTTCGGCGGCTGCGCGTTCGCCGAGGGCTCGTATGCCTCTGATCAGGTTATTTGTGGTGCGCGTGTTCGCGTGCAGTGCCTGCTCGGAGCGGGCCTTCGGGCGCCGGGTCGGGACGATGATGCCGATTCCTGCGCCGATGTAGCCCTTGTCGGCGAGGGTGGGCAGCCCGTCGGCCGCGGCCTTGTACAGCGCGGGCAGGGCGTGGAGTCGGGCGGCCGTGATGTCAGGAGTGGAGCCGGGTTCGACATCGGAGACCCACAACGGGGTGCCGTCCGGGGCGGAGAGGAACTGCACGTTGCCGCCGAACGCCTTGTGTCTCTGGCTGAACCATAGATCGTTGCCGTTGTCGCGAGTGCCCGCGAGGCGGTCGGATTCGATCAGCGTGCCGTCGAGGATGACGTGGGTCATGCCCTCGCGTCGGCAGTGCTCCAGTACCTCGTGCAGCTCCGGGGCTTGTTCGGCCAGGACGTGGATGCCTTCGTGCAGGTAGCGGTAGCCGGTGGCCTGGGAAACGCCAGCGTCGCGGGCCAAGCAGTGCACGCAGCCATGCTCGCGGAACCAGCGCAGGACCAGCACCGCCTGGCGAAACGGTCCAAGCGCCCGACTACCGCGCCGAGTACCGATCCGCCGCCGATGTGCGGCCAGTAGTCGAGACAGGTAGTCCACGACATGGCGCGGGACATCGAGCGTGGCAACATACGTGACCAACGTGAAGCCTCTGGTGGTTACGGACATGATCTTGTGGTGAGACCTGTCCTACCAGGGGGCTTTACGCCGTCTGCATCCGGGCCAGCTCCTCTGGCCTGCCCATCCGCAAGACGATTCACGCCGCTTCGCGCAGACTATCTCGCTGAGAAAACGTCACTGGGCATCGCTCCGCACTCCGGAGGTGCACGGGGGCACGATCGAACCCCGTACAGGGTGCGGCGCCGGTTTCAGCTGTCCTTCCGGCGGATGAGAACTTGCATCTTCTGGAGATTGGGCTTCAAACAATCCAGTCTTCGCCATATCGCGCGGGCCTCCCAGCACACCGTCTCCGACAACTGAGCCCGGTCACTGGTTTCCTGACATGCTGTTGTCCCCTTCACCTTTCGGATCCAGGTAAGTCATCAGGCCCAGAAACCTCCTTCCGAGTTCCTCCCGGCTAAGCCGGGGATACAAACAGAGCGCCTCGTGGCGCACAAGGTGCGCTCGACGACCCATCGGGTCTCCGGCGTCGACTGCGGAGCGGGCGAGTGCGACGGCCAGCATGCCCCTGTCGTCTGGATCGACTACCGCCTGGACCCGGAACGCTCACGGTGCGGACTGGAGCCGTTAACTAAGGCGTGCCGGCCGCTACTCGATGGTGCATTACTATGCGCAGCCGGCAGGACAGTAGGAGGGGATGGCATGAGAATGCGTATGCGTGCGGTTGCGGCCGCAGCTGCCGTGGTTGCGGGACTGCTTCCGTTGGGTGCGGGCGCGGCGTCCGCAGAGCCATTGGGTGCTCACACGAAGGCGGTCCATCAGATTGGGACCATGAAGGAGTGGGGTAGCGGCATACACAAGTCCTACCGCCGGGGTAACACCGTCTACCTCACCATGTATTACACGCAGAAGACACCGGACACGATGGTTCCGCTCGGCTACGGCCTGTCCTTGTGGACCTACTCCGCTCCGGGCGAGAAGCAGCTCAGAGGCATCACGGCGACCTGGTGGAACCCCGTGCGCCACCGCTGGGAGAAGCCCAGCTACACACAGCCCAACGGGCTCCTGGGCTTCGACCTCCCCAACAACTCCACCGTGAAGCTCGCCCCTGGCAAGGTCGGGC
It encodes:
- a CDS encoding IS5 family transposase; translated protein: MLVYPSGVDVSGSALRFLSAKLRQRRRDLGTRWRRLSVGRQALLTLAHLRNGHPYAQLAAGFGIGTTTAYRYITEAVEVLAALAPTLAEAVRTASSKAFVLLDGTLLPIDRIAADRPYYSGKHKRHGMNVQVLADPFGRLLWASPALPGAVHDVRAAREHGIVDALAGAGITCWADKGYRGAGGTVRTPCWGRWEALSTGQQAVNRSHAKIRALVEQAVATLKSWRLLRKLRCSTTRITCLVQAVLTLHLASSDR
- a CDS encoding S41 family peptidase, with translation MPTNAEIIGLALDRITSGYVFPQRVVEIEGAIRSQLAAGAYDTLNGLALCEAVTAHLQEVCPDKHLRLLWQDEPQSTDPADEDEGRAAFLAMLRAANQGIHRFEHLEGNIGHLDIRRIADAGDGARAIGAAMELVAHTSALILDLRECRGGSPEGAAMWCSYFFPDDQVHLNDIYERSTGSTRQYWTASHLPAPRYLDRPVYVLTSAITFSGGEDVAYTLQAHGRAVLVGETTRGGAHPTARHPVTEHITVTVPTARTISTVTRTNWEGVGVVPDLAAPSDQALEAAHKDALRRAA
- a CDS encoding transposase family protein; the encoded protein is MSVTTRGFTLVTYVATLDVPRHVVDYLSRLLAAHRRRIGTRRGSRALGPFRQAVLVLRWFREHGCVHCLARDAGVSQATGYRYLHEGIHVLAEQAPELHEVLEHCRREGMTHVILDGTLIESDRLAGTRDNGNDLWFSQRHKAFGGNVQFLSAPDGTPLWVSDVEPGSTPDITAARLHALPALYKAAADGLPTLADKGYIGAGIGIIVPTRRPKARSEQALHANTRTTNNLIRGIRALGERAAAELKQRWRALQYVTEAFPSSV